One Streptococcus sp. zg-86 DNA window includes the following coding sequences:
- a CDS encoding phage minor capsid protein, translated as MAYDVSKAFQRIEEELLSSMIRNLKRHKAEESAEGFEWEQWQVAQLRELQRFKRSNAKKYGKEFAKINSRIASAIQVAHREGMDSEELAILEAIKQGLDLSPHGDGLTGSFFGINERKLNALLNAIEYDMKVAEHAILRYTDDQYRRIIFDAQVAANTGAVTYEKAIDMATKDFLSRGITCIQYKNGTLVNIVSYAEMAVRTATKRAYLMGEGVKRQEWGISTVILNKRTNACPLCMPFEGKVLIDDVWSGGKASDGSYPLLSSAMAAGLYHPRCKDKHTTYFPGISSEPEKTFTRSELEDIKERQRLENKAQYAERQKGRFGRLARHSLDPDNVRHYSAREEVWKKQTVLARKKLEAFEKEKGYNLDKSLDNLDDEVYNKNMDGMMRKKAIDHTKMSIASKEQMNRLSRKFRKRGGEFLFDEDAIIYLNEKNAEAVTLDAYTIVMRENISISALLEELEHAEQYLRGENDGSALSVALNEVSAKRKSIQEAERYKLPNIEIEQVKKDIAYYEQEIRRLQDENH; from the coding sequence ATGGCTTATGATGTATCGAAAGCCTTTCAAAGAATCGAAGAAGAGCTACTTTCGTCCATGATCCGTAATCTCAAACGCCACAAAGCAGAAGAATCAGCAGAAGGTTTTGAGTGGGAGCAGTGGCAGGTAGCACAACTAAGGGAGCTTCAGCGCTTCAAGCGATCTAATGCGAAGAAATACGGTAAGGAGTTTGCGAAAATCAACAGTCGGATTGCTTCAGCTATTCAAGTTGCACATCGTGAGGGCATGGATAGCGAAGAATTGGCTATCTTAGAAGCGATTAAGCAAGGACTTGATTTATCTCCTCACGGAGACGGACTTACTGGGTCGTTCTTTGGTATCAACGAGCGCAAGTTGAACGCTCTTTTGAATGCGATTGAGTATGATATGAAGGTCGCAGAACATGCGATTTTACGCTACACAGATGACCAGTATAGACGGATTATCTTTGATGCGCAGGTTGCGGCTAACACAGGCGCAGTTACCTACGAAAAAGCCATTGACATGGCGACCAAAGATTTTCTCAGTCGGGGAATTACCTGTATCCAGTATAAGAACGGCACGCTGGTTAATATTGTATCCTATGCGGAAATGGCAGTCAGGACAGCGACTAAGCGTGCTTATTTGATGGGCGAAGGCGTGAAGCGCCAAGAGTGGGGGATTAGCACCGTTATCTTAAACAAGCGAACGAATGCTTGTCCTTTGTGTATGCCCTTTGAAGGTAAGGTCTTGATTGATGATGTGTGGAGCGGCGGCAAGGCATCTGACGGATCGTATCCGCTTCTTAGTTCTGCCATGGCAGCAGGCCTCTACCATCCACGATGCAAAGACAAGCACACGACCTATTTCCCCGGTATCAGCTCAGAACCTGAGAAGACTTTTACTCGCTCTGAATTAGAAGACATCAAAGAGAGACAGCGTTTAGAAAATAAGGCGCAGTATGCGGAACGGCAGAAAGGGCGTTTTGGCAGACTGGCTAGGCATAGTTTAGACCCCGACAATGTCCGTCATTATTCCGCTAGGGAAGAAGTGTGGAAAAAGCAGACGGTTTTAGCTCGTAAGAAGTTGGAAGCCTTCGAGAAAGAAAAGGGCTATAATCTTGATAAATCGCTTGATAACCTTGATGATGAGGTGTATAATAAAAATATGGATGGCATGATGCGTAAGAAGGCTATTGACCACACGAAAATGTCAATAGCTTCCAAAGAACAGATGAATCGTTTGTCTCGGAAGTTTAGAAAAAGGGGTGGAGAATTTCTTTTTGATGAGGATGCGATTATTTATCTAAACGAGAAAAACGCTGAGGCTGTCACATTAGATGCCTATACTATCGTTATGAGAGAAAATATCTCTATTTCTGCTTTACTCGAAGAATTGGAGCATGCAGAGCAGTATCTTCGAGGAGAAAATGATGGTTCCGCTCTTAGTGTTGCTTTGAATGAAGTTTCTGCCAAAAGAAAATCTATTCAAGAAGCAGAGCGTTATAAACTGCCAAATATTGAAATTGAGCAAGTCAAAAAAGATATTGCTTACTATGAACAAGAGATAAGGAGGTTACAAGATGAAAATCACTAA
- a CDS encoding capsid protein, with amino-acid sequence MTVYNYVEQFRTELQQKYARELTSHDLFLSNPQVTFMNAQTIKLPSITVSGYKDHSRATTGYNSGNLSNEWEPKKLEHDRDIEFAIDPMDVDETNLILAMANIQNTLETEQGIPEKDSYIYSKLYQEATTYASNGATVATDELTAENILTLFDDAMEKMDEASVPAEGRVLYVTPAVNKLFKQAKDLQRVLGVTGGNGSVNRSIYDIDDVTIKVVPSARMKTKYNYTDGCVPASDAKQMNFILIHPSCVIAREKYSYIKVFTPGHDSRTADNYLLQSRFYMDAFLIKNKATGIYINAKA; translated from the coding sequence ATGACAGTTTACAACTACGTTGAACAGTTCCGTACTGAACTACAACAAAAATATGCACGAGAGTTGACCTCTCATGACTTGTTCTTATCAAACCCGCAAGTCACTTTTATGAACGCACAGACCATTAAATTGCCAAGCATTACGGTATCTGGCTATAAGGATCACTCACGAGCTACGACAGGCTACAACTCAGGTAACCTAAGCAACGAATGGGAGCCAAAGAAACTCGAACACGACCGTGATATTGAATTTGCGATTGACCCAATGGACGTGGATGAAACTAACTTGATTTTAGCTATGGCAAACATTCAAAATACGCTCGAGACAGAACAAGGTATCCCTGAAAAAGACAGCTATATCTACTCTAAGCTCTATCAAGAAGCAACGACTTATGCTTCTAACGGTGCGACAGTCGCAACTGATGAGTTGACAGCTGAAAACATCTTGACGCTCTTTGACGACGCCATGGAAAAAATGGATGAGGCTTCTGTACCAGCAGAAGGCCGTGTGCTTTATGTGACTCCAGCCGTGAACAAGCTCTTCAAGCAAGCCAAAGACTTACAGCGTGTCTTGGGCGTGACAGGTGGAAACGGAAGTGTGAATCGCTCTATCTACGACATTGACGATGTGACAATCAAGGTTGTACCGTCTGCACGTATGAAGACCAAATACAACTACACAGACGGTTGTGTACCTGCTTCAGATGCGAAACAGATGAACTTCATCTTGATTCATCCGTCTTGTGTCATTGCTCGTGAGAAATATTCTTACATCAAGGTCTTCACACCTGGTCATGATTCACGTACTGCGGATAACTACCTCTTGCAATCTCGCTTCTACATGGATGCCTTCCTTATCAAAAACAAAGCGACAGGTATTTATATCAACGCAAAAGCGTAA
- a CDS encoding head-tail connector protein: MYANATYYTTEYLGTYQGDDLKKRLAQVADKVDSLTFNRIKGVGFENLTPFQQSVIQKVCCQLLDFEVENADLLATAVSSYSINGVSMQFGDSWNVVTMNGIAMNRSTYELLRQTGLTGRAI, from the coding sequence ATGTATGCAAATGCGACTTACTACACCACGGAATACCTTGGCACTTATCAAGGTGACGACCTAAAAAAGCGACTGGCTCAAGTGGCAGACAAGGTTGACAGCCTGACTTTCAACCGAATTAAGGGCGTAGGATTTGAGAATCTTACGCCTTTTCAACAGTCGGTGATTCAAAAGGTCTGTTGTCAATTGCTTGATTTTGAGGTCGAGAATGCGGATTTGCTTGCGACCGCAGTTTCTAGCTATAGTATCAACGGTGTGTCAATGCAATTCGGAGATAGTTGGAACGTAGTGACTATGAACGGTATCGCTATGAACCGCAGTACCTACGAACTGTTGCGACAGACAGGATTAACGGGGAGGGCAATCTGA